The proteins below are encoded in one region of Brassica napus cultivar Da-Ae chromosome A6, Da-Ae, whole genome shotgun sequence:
- the LOC106347874 gene encoding MA3 DOMAIN-CONTAINING TRANSLATION REGULATORY FACTOR 1, which yields MASDEGMLTDGQWKKLEVATLKNADNLSSSPKSHPLFADLNIKSPTGGKGPVAGFPFRHVRRTHSGKHIRVKKEGAGGKGTWGKLLDTDDDCFLDKNDPNYDSGEGAYDELVDSPVSDPLDDYKKAVVSVIEEYFTTGDVKVAASDLRELGSSEYHPYFTKRLVSMAMDRHDKEKEMASVLLSALYADVILPDQIRDGFIRLLRSVDDLAVDIPDAVNVLALFIARAIVDEILPPVFLARSKKNLPESSKGFQVIVTAEKSYLSAPHHAELVERKWGGSTHTTVEETKKKISEILKEYVENGDTYEACRCIRELGVTFFHHEVVKRALVLAMESQAAESLILKLLNEAAEEGLISSSQMVKGFNRVAESLDDLALDIPSARKLFDSLVPKAISGGWLDDSFKVNSDQDGRESTQDDKLRQYKKDTVNIIQEYFLSDDIPELIRSLEDLATPEYNPVFLKKLITLALDKKNREKEMASVLLSSLHMELFSTEDFINGFIMLLESAEDTALDIMDASNELALFLARAVIDDVLAPLNLEEISTKLPPKSTGTETVRSARSLISARHAGERLLRSWGGGSGWIVEDAKDKILKLLEEYEMGGVTSEACQCIRDLGMPFFNHEVVKKALVMAMEKKNDGLLNLLEECFGEGLITMNQMTKGFGRVKDSLDDLSLDIPNAKEKFELYVGRAMDNGWILPEFAINDE from the exons ATGGCATCGGATGAGGGTATGTTGACGGACGGACAGTGGAAGAAACTGGAGGTAGCAACTCTGAAGAACGCTGACAACTTGTCATCCTCCCCAAAGTCTCATCCTTTATTTGCTGATTTGAACATTAAGTCTCCCACTGGTGGCAAAGGGCCTGTTGCTGGGTTCCCTTTTAGGCATGTGCGTCGGACTCACTCTGGGAAACATATCCGTGTTAAGAAAG AGGGTGCTGGTGGTAAAGGAACTTGGGGAAAGCTTCTTGACACGGATGATGACTGCTTTCTCGATAAAAACGATCCCAATTACGATAGTGGAGAG GGAGCATACGATGAACTTGTTGATTCACCTGTATCAGACCCCTTGGATGATTACAAAAAGGCTGTAGTTTCCGTCATCGAAGAGTACTTCACCACCGGTGATGTGAAAGTGGCGGCGTCTGACCTTAGAGAGCTTGGTTCGAGTGAATATCATCCTTACTTCACCAAGCGACTTGTCTCTATGGCCATGGACAGACACGACAAGGAGAAGGAAATGGCTTCGGTCTTACTCTCTGCGTTGTATGCTGATGTCATTTTACCTGATCAGATCAGGGATGGGTTTATAAGACTCCTCAGATCCGTTGATGACCTTGCGGTGGACATACCTGATGCTGTTAACGTCCTCGCGTTGTTCATTGCCCGGGCCATCGTTGATGAAATCCTCCCTCCGGTTTTTCTAGCGAGATCTAAGAAGAATCTTCCAGAGTCTTCAAAAGGCTTCCAGGTTATTGTAACTGCGGAAAAGAGCTACCTCTCGGCTCCTCACCACGCGGAGCTAGTGGAGAGAAAATGGGGAGGTAGCACTCACACTACCGTagaagaaacaaagaagaagatatcCGAAATCTTGAAGGAGTACGTAGAAAACGGAGATACATACGAAGCGTGTAGATGCATCAGAGAGTTAGGCGTCACGTTTTTCCATCACGAGGTTGTGAAGAGAGCTTTGGTTCTTGCTATGGAGTCTCAAGCAGCCGAGTCACTCATACTAAAGCTCTTGAACgaagctgctgaagaaggtctGATCAGTTCGAGTCAAATGGTGAAAGGATTCAACCGAGTTGCAGAGTCTCTCGATGATCTTGCTCTAGACATTCCATCTGCTAGAAAGCTGTTTGATTCATTAGTTCCCAAGGCTATCTCTGGAGGCTGGCTTGATGATTCTTTTAAGGTAAACTCTGATCAAGATGGAAGAGAATCAACCCAAGACGATAAGCTAAGACAGTACAAGAAGGACACAGTGAATATAATCCAAGAATATTTCTTATCAGATGACATTCCTGAGCTAATCCGAAGTCTTGAAGATTTAGCAACGCCTGAGTACAACCCTGTGTTTCTAAAGAAGCTTATAACTCTTGCTCTAGACAAGAAGAACAGAGAAAAGGAAATGGCTTCggttcttctctcttctcttcacatGGAGTTATTCTCAACCGAAGATTTCATAAACGGTTTCATCATGCTCCTGGAATCAGCAGAAGACACAGCTTTAGACATCATGGACGCATCAAACGAGCTCGCTCTGTTTCTAGCTAGAGCTGTAATCGATGACGTCTTAGCTCCGCTTAACCTGGAGGAGATCTCAACCAAGCTACCTCCGAAATCAACAGGAACCGAAACAGTCCGCTCAGCTCGGTCTCTCATCTCAGCAAGACACGCAGGGGAGAGGCTGCTGAGAAGCTGGGGCGGTGGGAGCGGGTGGATAGTGGAAGATGCAAAAGACAAGATCTTGAAACTTTTGGAGGAATATGAAATGGGAGGAGTGACATCAGAGGCTTGTCAGTGTATCCGTGATCTAGGGATGCCGTTTTTTAACCACGAGGTGGTGAAGAAAGCTTTGGTGATGgcgatggagaagaagaacgaTGGGTTGCTG